One stretch of Streptomyces sp. R21 DNA includes these proteins:
- a CDS encoding right-handed parallel beta-helix repeat-containing protein: protein MAQGTVQVTHTGTSRWRRRTGEYASLAAALEAAADGDVLTVAPGTYRENLVVQRAVTLRGPEGSPGSVRIAPVDGVPLTVRASAVVQDLHVEGQDSAAPALLVEEGTPELLDVRIVTRSAAGIEVRGGARPTVRRCTVDNPAGVGIAVLDGGGGVFEECEIVAAGQAGVAVRGGGHPRLERCRVHHSSGAGLSATGEGSALEAIGCEVYEVKGSGVQITARATAHLTDCDVHRTTADGVTLDTDAVLTLADCRIHDIPENAVDLRSRSVLTLTRTSVRQFGRNGLSVWDPGTRVDANQCEIFDSTGDYPAVWVSDGATAVLDSCRVHDVPDALFVLDRGSRVDVVDSDLSQVRNTAVSVSDGATAQLDDCRIRDAATGAWFRDHGSGGTLSGCTVDGTQTGMIVTKGADPTIERCTVTSPAEAGFYVSAGGRGSFHNCRVTGSGGYGFHVIDGCRATLKKCRTERCARGGYEFADGGGANAGAGPLVEDCTSDESAGLRSPAQETAVATASQSSGLLGAIPGQRTTEQSPLVTAPEPEQPARTSKAVLGELDTLVGLESVKREVRALTDMIEVGRRRQQAGLKAASARRHLVFTGSPGTGKTTVARLYGEILASLGVLEKGHLVEVSRVDLVGEHIGSTAIRTQEAFDRARGGVLFIDEAYALSPEDSGRDFGREAIDTLVKLMEDHREAVVVIVAGYTAEMERFLSVNPGVASRFSRTITFSDYVPEELLRIVEQQAEEHEYRLAEGASEALVKYFTAIPKGPAFGNGRTARQTFEAMVERHAGRVAQLAEPSTDDLTLLYEEDLPELP, encoded by the coding sequence ATGGCACAGGGCACGGTCCAGGTGACGCACACCGGCACCTCGCGGTGGCGACGCCGCACGGGAGAGTACGCATCGCTGGCCGCCGCCCTGGAGGCCGCGGCCGATGGCGACGTCCTCACCGTCGCTCCCGGCACCTACCGGGAGAACCTGGTGGTGCAGCGGGCGGTGACGCTGCGCGGCCCCGAGGGCTCCCCCGGTTCGGTGCGCATCGCGCCGGTGGACGGAGTACCGCTGACCGTGCGCGCCTCCGCCGTGGTGCAGGATCTGCATGTGGAGGGCCAGGACTCCGCCGCGCCGGCCCTGCTCGTCGAGGAGGGCACTCCCGAGCTGCTCGACGTGCGGATCGTCACCCGTTCCGCCGCCGGGATCGAGGTGCGCGGCGGCGCCCGCCCGACGGTGCGCCGCTGCACCGTCGACAATCCGGCCGGTGTCGGCATCGCCGTACTGGACGGCGGTGGTGGGGTGTTCGAGGAGTGCGAGATCGTCGCGGCCGGCCAGGCCGGGGTCGCCGTACGCGGTGGCGGACACCCGCGGCTGGAGCGCTGCCGCGTGCACCACTCCTCCGGCGCCGGTCTGTCCGCGACCGGCGAGGGCTCCGCTCTGGAAGCGATCGGCTGCGAGGTGTACGAGGTCAAGGGCTCCGGGGTGCAGATCACCGCGCGGGCCACGGCGCACCTCACCGACTGCGATGTGCACCGTACGACCGCGGACGGCGTCACCCTCGACACGGACGCGGTGCTCACGCTCGCCGACTGCCGTATCCACGACATCCCGGAGAACGCGGTCGACCTGCGCTCCCGCTCGGTGCTCACCCTGACGCGCACCAGCGTGCGGCAGTTCGGGCGCAACGGCCTGTCGGTGTGGGACCCGGGCACACGCGTGGACGCCAACCAGTGCGAGATCTTCGACAGCACCGGCGACTATCCCGCGGTGTGGGTCAGCGACGGTGCCACCGCGGTGCTCGACTCCTGCCGGGTGCACGACGTGCCGGACGCCCTGTTCGTCCTCGACCGCGGCTCGCGTGTGGACGTCGTCGACAGCGATCTGTCGCAGGTGCGCAACACTGCGGTGTCGGTGAGCGACGGCGCGACCGCGCAGCTCGACGACTGCCGGATCCGGGACGCCGCGACCGGCGCCTGGTTCCGGGACCACGGCAGCGGCGGCACCCTGTCCGGCTGCACCGTGGACGGCACCCAGACCGGGATGATCGTCACCAAGGGCGCCGATCCCACCATCGAGCGGTGCACGGTCACCTCGCCCGCCGAGGCGGGCTTCTATGTGTCGGCAGGCGGCCGCGGCAGCTTCCACAACTGCCGGGTGACGGGCAGCGGGGGCTACGGCTTCCATGTGATCGACGGCTGCCGCGCGACGCTGAAGAAGTGCCGTACGGAGCGGTGTGCCCGGGGTGGGTACGAGTTCGCCGACGGCGGCGGCGCGAACGCGGGCGCGGGCCCGCTCGTCGAGGACTGCACCAGCGACGAGAGCGCCGGACTGCGGTCCCCGGCGCAGGAGACCGCCGTAGCAACGGCGTCCCAGTCCTCCGGCCTGCTGGGCGCGATCCCGGGACAGCGGACCACCGAGCAGTCGCCGCTGGTCACCGCCCCGGAACCCGAGCAGCCGGCGCGGACGTCGAAGGCCGTCCTCGGTGAACTCGACACCCTGGTGGGCCTGGAGAGCGTCAAGCGCGAGGTGCGGGCCCTCACCGACATGATCGAGGTGGGCCGACGCCGCCAGCAGGCGGGGCTCAAGGCGGCCTCCGCCCGGCGCCATCTGGTCTTCACCGGCTCCCCCGGCACCGGCAAGACCACGGTGGCGCGCCTGTACGGCGAGATCCTGGCCTCACTCGGGGTGCTGGAGAAGGGCCATCTCGTCGAGGTGTCCCGGGTGGACCTGGTCGGCGAGCACATCGGCTCCACCGCCATCCGCACCCAGGAGGCCTTCGACCGGGCGCGCGGCGGGGTGCTGTTCATCGACGAGGCGTACGCGCTGTCGCCGGAGGACTCCGGCCGCGACTTCGGCCGTGAGGCCATCGACACGCTGGTGAAGCTGATGGAGGACCACCGGGAGGCCGTGGTGGTGATCGTCGCGGGCTACACGGCTGAGATGGAGCGCTTCCTGTCCGTCAACCCCGGTGTGGCGTCCCGCTTCTCACGGACCATCACCTTCAGCGACTACGTCCCCGAGGAGCTGCTGCGGATCGTGGAGCAGCAGGCCGAGGAGCATGAGTACCGGCTCGCCGAGGGCGCCTCCGAGGCCCTGGTGAAGTACTTCACGGCGATCCCGAAGGGCCCCGCGTTCGGCAATGGCCGCACCGCGCGGCAGACCTTCGAGGCGATGGTGGAGCGGCACGCGGGCCGGGTCGCCCAGCTCGCGGAGCCGAGCACGGACGACCTCACCCTGCTCTACGAGGAGGACCTGCCGGAGCTGCCCTGA
- a CDS encoding MOSC domain-containing protein, translated as MGNAELHSIHVHPVKAFRSQSRREAVVEPWGLAGDRRWVLIDGEGKVVTQRQQPRLALAAAELLSDGGIRLSAAGRAPVTVRVPEPIGTTTLDIFGDKVEGILADAAAHEWCSAYLGADVRLIHMDDPATRRPVDPEFARPGETVSFADGYPLLVTTLASLDALNSLIAQGDHAGEGPLPMNRFRPNLVLAGTAAWAEDDWSRIAVGEVTFRVPKMCGRCVVTTTDQGTAERGKEPLRTLGRHRRFGKQLVFGQNLVPESPGTVRVGDPVTVLG; from the coding sequence ATGGGGAACGCTGAGCTGCACTCGATCCACGTCCATCCGGTCAAGGCCTTCCGGAGCCAGTCGCGCCGAGAGGCCGTCGTGGAGCCCTGGGGGCTGGCCGGAGACCGCCGCTGGGTACTGATCGACGGCGAGGGAAAGGTCGTCACGCAACGCCAGCAGCCGCGCCTGGCACTGGCGGCCGCCGAGCTGCTGTCCGACGGCGGGATACGGCTGTCCGCGGCGGGGCGGGCGCCGGTGACCGTCCGCGTTCCGGAGCCGATCGGCACGACGACGCTGGACATCTTCGGGGACAAGGTGGAAGGGATCCTCGCCGACGCCGCCGCGCATGAGTGGTGCAGCGCGTATCTGGGCGCGGACGTGCGTCTCATCCACATGGACGATCCCGCCACGCGTCGCCCTGTCGACCCGGAGTTCGCGCGCCCGGGCGAGACGGTCAGCTTCGCGGACGGGTATCCGCTGCTGGTGACCACGCTGGCCTCGCTGGACGCTCTCAACTCCCTCATCGCGCAGGGGGATCACGCGGGCGAAGGGCCGCTGCCGATGAACCGGTTCCGGCCGAACCTGGTGCTGGCGGGCACGGCGGCCTGGGCCGAGGACGACTGGTCGCGCATCGCCGTCGGCGAGGTCACCTTCCGGGTGCCCAAGATGTGCGGCCGCTGTGTCGTGACCACCACCGACCAGGGAACGGCCGAGCGCGGCAAGGAACCGTTGCGCACCCTGGGGCGCCACCGACGCTTCGGCAAGCAGCTGGTCTTCGGGCAGAACCTGGTCCCCGAGTCCCCCGGGACGGTGCGGGTGGGGGATCCGGTCACGGTCCTCGGATGA
- a CDS encoding LysR family transcriptional regulator gives MESRPLRYFVAVAEELNFARAAERLGISPPPLSRAIRRLETELGVTLFERTTHSVALTPAGAVLLTEARIALDALQAAGRRAQRAATTEPKLVLAVKADGDAGLLEPILARFASEPEAVPVTIRLCGWHEQPRLLRLGEADAALVHEPFDRTGLDTETLVTEPRVAALSATHPLAARDHLVLADLGLRPGDLHQYLHELRNEGRDLAQLLALAGLGKVVPLLPASVAARYPRPGVVYRPVRDAPLAVLAIAWPQQSRSTATASLVRTAASVADAVRDGQGDLAAR, from the coding sequence GTGGAATCCCGCCCGCTGCGCTACTTCGTCGCCGTCGCCGAGGAACTCAACTTCGCCCGCGCCGCCGAGCGGCTGGGCATCTCGCCGCCGCCCCTGTCCCGCGCGATCCGCAGGCTGGAGACGGAGTTGGGCGTCACCCTCTTCGAGCGGACCACTCACAGCGTGGCGCTGACCCCGGCCGGAGCGGTGCTCCTCACGGAGGCGCGGATCGCCCTGGACGCCCTCCAGGCCGCCGGGCGGCGCGCGCAGCGCGCGGCCACCACCGAGCCGAAACTGGTGCTTGCCGTCAAGGCCGACGGGGACGCGGGGCTGCTGGAGCCGATCCTGGCGCGCTTCGCGTCCGAGCCGGAGGCCGTACCGGTCACCATCCGGCTGTGCGGCTGGCACGAGCAGCCGCGCCTGCTGCGCCTGGGCGAGGCCGACGCGGCGCTGGTCCACGAGCCCTTCGACCGCACCGGTCTGGACACCGAGACGCTGGTGACCGAACCGCGTGTCGCGGCCCTCTCCGCCACCCATCCGCTCGCCGCCCGGGACCACCTGGTCCTCGCCGACCTCGGCCTGCGCCCCGGCGACCTGCACCAGTACCTCCACGAGCTGCGCAACGAGGGCCGCGACCTCGCCCAACTGCTCGCGCTCGCCGGTCTGGGCAAGGTCGTCCCCCTGCTGCCCGCGTCGGTCGCCGCCCGCTATCCGCGTCCGGGTGTCGTCTACCGGCCGGTCCGGGACGCCCCGCTCGCGGTCCTCGCCATCGCCTGGCCGCAGCAGTCCCGGTCGACGGCCACGGCGTCGCTCGTCCGCACCGCCGCGTCCGTGGCCGACGCCGTACGGGACGGGCAGGGTGACCTCGCCGCCCGCTGA
- a CDS encoding NAD(P)H-binding protein — protein MIVVTTPTGQIGQEVLHHLLDAPHDGAGIRVIARDPDRLSERVREHVERGHVEVVRGSHADPAVLKEACSGADRLFWLVPPIPSADSVEGHFRDFTEPLREVTGRQGVERVVGVSTLGRGVAKNAGQISASLAMDEAIGAMGVHYRALCPPFLMENLLRQAPSIRDTGVFFIAAPEDRVLRTCATRDIAATAARLLLDRSWTGQGDVPLVGPDELSPEGMAQALSEVLDRPVRVQRTSSADYRARMLRFGASEAWAQGLADMVDALDDQGFYGVVAPSTPESAPTGFRQWCEDVLRPAVLA, from the coding sequence ATGATCGTCGTCACCACCCCGACCGGCCAGATCGGCCAGGAGGTCCTGCACCACCTCCTCGACGCTCCGCACGACGGGGCGGGGATCCGGGTGATCGCCCGCGACCCCGACCGTCTCTCCGAGCGGGTGCGCGAACACGTCGAGCGCGGACACGTCGAGGTCGTCCGGGGATCGCACGCCGATCCCGCCGTACTGAAGGAAGCCTGCTCGGGCGCCGACCGTCTTTTCTGGCTGGTGCCGCCCATCCCCTCGGCCGACAGCGTCGAGGGCCACTTCCGCGACTTCACCGAGCCTCTGCGCGAGGTGACCGGACGCCAGGGCGTCGAGCGGGTCGTCGGCGTCTCGACCCTGGGCCGCGGAGTGGCGAAGAACGCCGGTCAGATATCGGCGTCGCTCGCCATGGACGAGGCGATCGGTGCCATGGGCGTGCACTACCGGGCGCTGTGCCCGCCCTTCCTGATGGAGAACCTGCTGCGCCAGGCACCGTCGATCCGCGACACGGGAGTGTTCTTCATCGCGGCGCCGGAGGACCGCGTTCTGCGCACCTGCGCGACCCGCGACATCGCCGCAACGGCGGCCCGGCTGCTGCTCGACCGTTCCTGGACCGGGCAGGGCGACGTCCCGCTGGTCGGCCCCGACGAACTGTCGCCCGAAGGTATGGCACAGGCCCTCTCCGAGGTACTGGATCGTCCGGTGCGCGTCCAGCGGACCAGCAGCGCGGACTACCGGGCGAGGATGCTGCGCTTCGGGGCGAGCGAGGCCTGGGCACAGGGGCTGGCCGACATGGTCGACGCCCTGGACGACCAGGGCTTCTACGGCGTCGTGGCGCCGAGCACACCCGAGTCCGCGCCCACCGGTTTCCGCCAGTGGTGCGAAGACGTGCTCAGGCCGGCCGTCCTGGCCTAG
- a CDS encoding PP2C family protein-serine/threonine phosphatase, producing the protein MRKPQIDYAAVFHALPGMVALLTPDLVYADANEDFLRLAGRTREQLLGRYIFDVFPENPNDPAATGMHDVRTSMLRVVATGERDTMALQRYDVEDPQRPGQWQERYWSPINAPVADPDGQVVLIVHRVEEVTELIRARGGPGDAVRVRGGPGEADRARVLEAELYTRARELQEVNERLRRAHAREREVALALQEALLPAHKPFGEHRAAVRYQPAIGALNVCGDWYDLVSLPGDRIAVAVGDVVGHGLRAACVMGQLRSALSAAARVAEGPAHALEVLGLYARSVEGAESTSVVTTFIDWESHTITYSSAGHPPPALLHPDGTVVFLDQATDPPLGARPEHVGRPQARVPFAEGGTLVLYTDGLIERRQEDIDTGLARLADSLNRHRRAAPEPLADALLADLLPPGGNTDDTALVVIRL; encoded by the coding sequence ATGAGGAAACCGCAGATCGACTACGCGGCGGTCTTCCATGCCCTGCCCGGCATGGTGGCGCTGCTCACGCCCGATCTGGTGTACGCCGACGCCAACGAGGACTTCCTGAGGCTGGCCGGGCGCACCCGTGAGCAGCTGCTGGGTCGCTACATCTTCGATGTCTTCCCCGAGAACCCCAATGATCCGGCCGCGACCGGCATGCACGACGTCCGGACGTCGATGCTGCGCGTGGTGGCCACCGGTGAACGCGACACCATGGCACTGCAGCGCTATGACGTCGAGGATCCGCAGCGGCCCGGTCAGTGGCAGGAACGCTACTGGAGCCCGATCAACGCGCCCGTCGCCGACCCGGACGGGCAGGTGGTGCTGATCGTGCACCGGGTGGAGGAGGTCACCGAACTCATCCGCGCCCGCGGCGGGCCGGGTGACGCCGTCCGGGTGCGCGGCGGGCCGGGTGAGGCCGACCGGGCCCGCGTCCTGGAGGCCGAGCTCTACACACGCGCCCGGGAACTCCAGGAGGTCAACGAAAGGCTGCGCCGGGCCCATGCCCGCGAACGCGAGGTCGCCCTGGCCCTGCAGGAAGCGCTGCTGCCCGCTCACAAGCCCTTCGGGGAGCACCGGGCGGCCGTGCGCTACCAGCCCGCCATCGGCGCGCTGAACGTGTGCGGGGACTGGTACGACCTGGTCAGCCTGCCCGGCGACCGTATCGCGGTCGCCGTCGGCGACGTCGTCGGCCACGGCCTCAGAGCCGCCTGCGTCATGGGACAACTGCGCAGCGCGCTGAGCGCGGCCGCACGGGTCGCCGAGGGGCCGGCCCACGCGCTGGAGGTCCTCGGGCTGTACGCCCGCTCTGTGGAGGGCGCCGAGTCGACGAGCGTGGTGACCACCTTCATCGACTGGGAGAGCCACACCATCACCTACAGCAGCGCCGGCCATCCACCGCCCGCGCTGCTCCACCCCGACGGCACCGTGGTCTTCCTCGACCAGGCCACCGACCCGCCGCTCGGCGCCCGCCCCGAACACGTCGGCCGCCCGCAGGCGCGCGTGCCCTTCGCCGAGGGCGGCACCCTGGTCCTGTACACGGACGGGCTGATCGAGCGCCGTCAGGAGGACATCGACACCGGCCTTGCCCGGCTCGCCGACTCCCTCAACCGCCACCGGCGCGCCGCCCCCGAGCCCCTGGCCGACGCCCTCCTGGCCGACCTTCTCCCACCCGGCGGGAACACCGATGACACCGCTCTGGTCGTCATCCGTCTGTGA
- a CDS encoding DUF6643 family protein, with the protein MTSPRSTYGGGYYSAPSFPDTPIYDSLVAERGTPQIAPIRVPAEYAMGSHLPALPSALPALPAGPSQQAPSYGYPQAQQPAPLQQMAPAPYIPQQAGTPRGYPGAQPQQQRPMATGTGYEAMRPAAPRPAPAPYQDPYNGQQYRGY; encoded by the coding sequence ATGACCTCCCCCCGCTCCACCTATGGCGGCGGTTACTACTCCGCGCCGTCCTTCCCGGACACCCCGATCTACGACTCGCTCGTCGCCGAGCGGGGCACCCCTCAGATCGCCCCGATCCGGGTTCCCGCCGAGTACGCCATGGGCAGCCACCTGCCCGCGCTTCCGTCGGCGCTCCCCGCTCTGCCGGCCGGGCCCTCCCAGCAGGCCCCCTCGTACGGCTACCCGCAGGCCCAACAGCCCGCACCGCTGCAACAGATGGCGCCCGCGCCCTACATCCCGCAGCAGGCCGGCACCCCGCGCGGTTACCCCGGCGCCCAGCCGCAGCAGCAGCGCCCGATGGCGACGGGCACGGGCTACGAGGCGATGCGCCCCGCGGCTCCCCGCCCCGCTCCGGCTCCGTACCAGGATCCGTACAACGGCCAGCAGTACCGAGGTTACTGA
- a CDS encoding TerD family protein: MSMPKGSNVPVPTSALRVELGWRTGPGVPDADASALLLVSGKVRSDGDFVFYNQPVHSSGAVRHVGKQNSGGQVTDSLLVDLARVEPAVETVILAASADGGSFGRVPGLYIQVLDDRQGTQIARFDSTDASVETAFVLGEFYRRQGAWKFRAVGQGYSSGLEGLATDYGITVDEPQHTAPPAAPQAPAGQPFGAPPAPGARVDGPPPPVAFPATVPPPVMAPPPAPPAAPPAPVRLSKVTLTKEAPSVSLTKQGGTSGGMRVNLNWEVRKQFSGWGSKRGRAVANHSDLDLDLCALYELSDGRKGVVQALGNAFGALHQPPYIHLDGDDRTGAVTSGENLTINLDHKQDFRRILIFVTIYEGARSFADLHATVTLQPLNGAPIDFSLDECTVPSTVCALALITSNAGDLIVQREARYLVPERGVSPQRTVDYAYGWGMNWTPGRK, from the coding sequence ATGTCAATGCCTAAGGGATCGAATGTCCCGGTGCCGACGAGCGCGTTGCGCGTCGAATTGGGGTGGCGGACGGGACCGGGGGTGCCGGACGCGGATGCCTCCGCGCTGCTGCTGGTCTCCGGCAAGGTCCGCTCGGACGGCGACTTCGTCTTCTACAACCAGCCGGTGCACTCCTCCGGTGCGGTGCGGCACGTGGGAAAGCAGAACTCGGGCGGGCAGGTGACCGACTCGCTGCTCGTCGACCTCGCGCGCGTGGAGCCCGCCGTCGAGACCGTGATCCTGGCCGCCTCGGCGGACGGCGGCTCCTTCGGGCGGGTGCCGGGCCTGTACATCCAGGTGCTCGACGACCGGCAGGGGACCCAGATCGCACGGTTCGACAGCACCGACGCGAGCGTCGAGACCGCGTTCGTGCTCGGCGAGTTCTACCGGCGCCAGGGCGCCTGGAAGTTCCGCGCCGTCGGACAGGGCTACAGCAGCGGACTCGAAGGACTGGCCACCGACTACGGCATCACGGTGGACGAGCCGCAGCACACGGCACCGCCCGCCGCCCCGCAGGCGCCCGCCGGGCAGCCCTTCGGCGCGCCGCCCGCCCCCGGCGCCCGCGTGGACGGCCCGCCCCCGCCCGTGGCCTTCCCCGCCACCGTGCCGCCGCCCGTGATGGCGCCACCGCCCGCCCCGCCCGCGGCCCCTCCGGCACCGGTCCGCCTGTCCAAGGTGACGCTCACCAAGGAGGCGCCCTCCGTCTCGCTGACCAAGCAGGGCGGCACCTCGGGCGGCATGCGCGTGAACCTCAACTGGGAGGTGCGCAAGCAGTTCTCGGGGTGGGGCAGCAAGCGGGGCCGGGCCGTCGCGAACCACTCGGATCTCGACCTCGACCTGTGCGCCCTGTACGAGCTGTCCGACGGCCGCAAGGGCGTCGTCCAGGCACTCGGCAACGCCTTCGGAGCGCTGCACCAGCCGCCGTACATCCATCTCGACGGGGACGACCGCACCGGCGCCGTGACCAGCGGCGAGAACCTGACCATCAATCTCGACCACAAGCAGGACTTCCGGCGCATCCTGATCTTCGTGACCATCTACGAAGGCGCGCGGTCGTTCGCCGACCTGCACGCCACGGTCACCCTCCAGCCGCTGAACGGCGCGCCGATCGACTTCTCGCTGGACGAGTGCACCGTGCCCTCGACCGTCTGCGCACTCGCACTCATCACCAGCAACGCCGGCGACCTGATCGTCCAGCGCGAGGCCCGCTACCTGGTTCCCGAGCGTGGTGTCAGCCCGCAGCGCACCGTCGACTACGCCTACGGGTGGGGCATGAACTGGACCCCCGGCAGGAAGTGA
- a CDS encoding glycosyltransferase codes for MSAVVWTAVGSLAAWVWLLLGQGFFWRTDLRLPPRREPDTWPSVCIVVPARDEAAVLPQSLPSLLAQDYPGQAEVFLVDDGSSDGTGQLALDLARRHGGLPLTVGSPGEPPAGWTGKLWAVRHGIALARAREPEFLLLTDADIAHDPDSLRELVAAAHTGGFDLVSQMARLRVESVWERLVVPAFVYFFAQLYPFRWIAVRGGRTAAAAGGCVLLRTEAAERARIPDAIRHAVIDDVALARAVKGSGGHIWLGLAERVDSVRPYPRLHDLWRMVSRSAYAQLRHSPLLLAGTVLGLALVYLVPPVTLVVGLVAGSGAAAAAGGLAWLVMTATYVPMLRYYRQPLWLAPLLPGTAFLYLLMTVDSAVQHYRGRGAAWKGRTYARPDTALDER; via the coding sequence GTGAGCGCCGTTGTGTGGACCGCCGTCGGATCTCTGGCCGCCTGGGTGTGGCTGCTGCTCGGCCAGGGCTTTTTCTGGCGTACGGATCTGCGACTGCCGCCGCGCCGCGAGCCTGACACCTGGCCGTCCGTGTGCATCGTCGTACCGGCTCGGGACGAAGCCGCCGTTCTGCCGCAGAGCCTGCCGTCGCTGCTGGCGCAGGACTATCCGGGGCAGGCCGAGGTCTTCCTCGTCGACGACGGCAGTTCGGACGGCACCGGGCAGCTGGCGCTCGATCTGGCGCGCCGGCACGGTGGGCTGCCGCTCACCGTCGGCTCGCCCGGGGAGCCGCCCGCGGGCTGGACCGGCAAGCTGTGGGCCGTACGGCACGGAATCGCCCTGGCACGCGCGCGTGAACCCGAATTCCTGCTGCTGACCGACGCCGACATCGCCCACGACCCCGACAGCCTGCGAGAGTTGGTGGCGGCGGCGCACACCGGGGGCTTCGATCTCGTCTCGCAGATGGCCCGGCTGCGCGTGGAGAGTGTGTGGGAGCGGCTCGTCGTGCCCGCCTTCGTCTACTTCTTCGCGCAGCTCTACCCGTTCCGCTGGATCGCCGTGCGGGGCGGGCGAACGGCAGCCGCGGCGGGCGGCTGCGTGCTGCTGCGCACGGAGGCGGCCGAGCGGGCGAGGATCCCTGACGCCATCCGGCACGCCGTCATCGACGACGTGGCGCTGGCGCGTGCGGTCAAGGGCAGCGGGGGCCACATCTGGCTGGGGCTCGCCGAGCGGGTGGACAGCGTGCGCCCCTACCCCCGGCTGCACGACCTGTGGCGCATGGTCTCGCGCAGCGCGTACGCCCAGCTGCGGCACAGTCCGCTGTTGCTCGCCGGAACGGTGCTGGGCCTCGCGCTGGTGTACCTGGTGCCGCCGGTGACACTCGTCGTGGGCCTCGTGGCGGGCAGCGGCGCGGCCGCGGCCGCCGGGGGGCTCGCTTGGCTGGTCATGACCGCGACGTACGTGCCGATGCTGCGCTACTACCGCCAGCCGCTGTGGCTCGCTCCGCTGCTGCCGGGCACCGCGTTCCTGTACCTCCTCATGACGGTCGATTCCGCGGTGCAGCACTACAGGGGGCGCGGTGCGGCCTGGAAAGGCCGCACCTACGCACGTCCGGACACCGCCCTCGACGAGCGCTGA
- a CDS encoding glutamate racemase: MKIALMDSGIGLLAAATAVRRLRPDADLILSSDPDTLPWGPRTPEDVTGLSLAIAEAAAAHRPEALIVACNTASVHALPALRARFEPDLPIIGTVPAIKPAASSGGPVAIWATPATTGSPYQRGLIREFADGVAVTEVPCPGLADAVQYADEAAIDAAVAAAAALTPPDVRVVVLGCTHYELVADQIRAAVQQPGLPPLVLHGSAGAVAAQALRRIGERPDPEAPAVGSLTVLLGGQPAALPASALSYAEGRELQAVSPAH, encoded by the coding sequence GTGAAGATCGCACTGATGGACTCCGGAATCGGACTGCTCGCGGCGGCCACCGCGGTTCGCCGTCTGCGGCCCGACGCTGATCTCATCCTTTCCTCGGACCCCGACACCCTGCCCTGGGGACCGCGTACCCCGGAGGACGTGACGGGGCTCTCGCTCGCGATCGCGGAGGCAGCGGCCGCGCACCGGCCCGAGGCGCTGATCGTCGCCTGCAACACCGCGTCCGTGCACGCCCTGCCCGCGCTGCGGGCCCGCTTCGAGCCCGACCTGCCGATCATCGGCACGGTTCCGGCAATCAAGCCGGCCGCCTCGAGCGGCGGCCCCGTCGCGATCTGGGCGACGCCCGCCACCACCGGCAGTCCCTACCAGCGCGGTCTGATCAGGGAGTTCGCCGACGGCGTGGCCGTCACCGAGGTGCCGTGCCCCGGGCTTGCCGACGCCGTGCAGTACGCGGACGAGGCGGCCATCGACGCCGCGGTCGCCGCGGCCGCGGCGCTCACCCCGCCGGATGTAAGGGTCGTTGTCCTGGGCTGCACCCATTACGAGCTGGTCGCCGATCAGATCCGCGCCGCCGTCCAGCAGCCCGGCCTCCCGCCGCTCGTCCTGCATGGCTCCGCGGGGGCGGTCGCGGCCCAGGCACTGCGCCGCATCGGCGAGCGCCCGGACCCCGAGGCCCCCGCCGTCGGCTCGCTCACGGTGCTCCTCGGCGGGCAGCCTGCCGCACTGCCGGCGAGCGCGCTGTCGTACGCGGAAGGCCGTGAGCTTCAGGCCGTCAGTCCCGCCCACTGA